Proteins found in one Streptomyces sp. NBC_00461 genomic segment:
- the map gene encoding type I methionyl aminopeptidase, with protein sequence MSGQSLLVPGELSPTRSVPGNIRRPEYVGKPAPSPYTGPEVQTPETIEAMRTAGRIAAQAMAEAAKLIAPGVTTDELDKVAHDYMCDHGAYPSTLGYRGFPKSLCTSVNEVICHGIPDSTVLRDGDIINLDVTAYIGGVHGDNNATYPVGNVDDESRLLVERTRESLNRAIKAVKPGRQINIIGRVIESYAKRFGYGVVRDFTGHGISSSFHSGLIIPHYDSPHATTVMQPGMTFTIEPMLTLGTHDYDMWDDGWTVVTKDRRRTAQFEHTLVVTETGAEILTLP encoded by the coding sequence ATGTCTGGCCAGTCGCTGCTCGTACCAGGGGAGCTGTCTCCCACCCGTTCCGTACCCGGAAACATCCGCCGTCCCGAGTACGTCGGCAAGCCCGCGCCGTCGCCGTACACCGGACCGGAGGTGCAGACGCCCGAGACGATCGAGGCGATGCGCACCGCCGGCCGGATCGCCGCGCAGGCGATGGCGGAGGCGGCCAAGCTCATCGCCCCCGGGGTCACCACCGACGAGCTGGACAAGGTGGCGCACGACTACATGTGCGACCACGGCGCCTACCCCTCGACACTCGGCTACCGCGGCTTCCCCAAATCCCTGTGCACCAGCGTCAACGAGGTGATCTGCCACGGCATCCCGGACTCGACCGTGCTCCGGGACGGCGACATCATCAACCTCGACGTGACGGCGTACATCGGCGGGGTGCACGGCGACAACAACGCGACGTATCCGGTCGGGAACGTGGACGACGAGAGCCGTCTCCTGGTCGAACGCACCAGGGAGTCCCTGAACCGCGCGATCAAGGCGGTCAAGCCGGGCCGCCAGATCAACATCATCGGCCGAGTGATCGAGTCGTACGCCAAGCGCTTCGGGTACGGAGTGGTCCGCGACTTCACGGGCCACGGGATCAGCTCCTCGTTCCACTCGGGCCTGATCATCCCGCACTACGACAGCCCGCACGCGACGACGGTCATGCAGCCCGGGATGACGTTCACCATCGAGCCGATGCTGACGCTGGGGACGCACGACTACGACATGTGGGACGACGGGTGGACGGTCGTCACGAAGGACCGCAGGCGCACGGCCCAGTTCGAGCACACGCTGGTGGTGACGGAGACGGGAGCGGAGATCCTCACGCTCCCCTAG